In the genome of Aspergillus flavus chromosome 8, complete sequence, one region contains:
- a CDS encoding putative ABC multidrug transporter yields the protein MASHKKSEDPLVVKDRQEQECESSDSTIASENASEHRSPMGLIDEDGIETLNRIASQSSRRRSSVYPPNVPTRTSTLATISENDPAVDPQGPSFDLNKWLKMVLRESERQGREAHRTGIVFKNFTVSGTGAALQLQDTVSSMLSAPFRIGEMMKNRHSPPKRILNEFNGLLKSGELLLVLGRPGSGCSTFLKSLCGELHGLSMSKESVIHYDGVPQQRMIKEFKGEVVYNQEVDKHFPHLTVGQTLEFAALARTPAQRIRDMSREEFAKHITQVVMAVFGLSHTYNTKVGNDFVRGVSGGERKRVSIAEMALAHSPLAAWDNSTRGLDSATALKFVEALRLFADLSGSAHAVAIYQASQSIYDIFNKVVVLYEGRQIYYGPAKDAKSYFERQGWECPQRQTTGDFLTSVTNPSERKARPGMENQVPRTAEDFEAYWRKSPEYQKLMSEISHYEQEHPLEEEGDALATFQQKKREIQAKHTRPQSPYLLSVPMQIKLNTKRAYQRVWNDISSTVSTVISQIIMALIIGSVFYGTPDATAGFTAKGATLFFAVLLNALIAMNEINSLYSQRPIVEKHNSYAFYHPATEAIAGVVSDIPVKFVIAVVFNLILYFLAGLHRSAGQFFLYLLVTFIVMFVMSAVFRTMAAITQTVSQAMGLAGILILALIVYTGFVLPVPSMHPWFEWIHYLNPIYYAFEMLIANEFHGRDFICSQFIPAYPSLSGNSFVCSSAGAKAGQRAISGDDYILVNYQYSYGHVWRNFGILIAFLVGFMMIYFIATELNSSTSSTAEVLVFRRGHEPAYLRTDSKKPDAESAVELSAMKPTTESGEGDMSIIPPQKDIFTWRDVCYDIEIKGEPRRLLDHVSGWVKPGTLTALMGVSGAGKTTLLDVLAHRTSMGVITGDMFVNGRGLDQSFQRSTGYVQQQDLHLETATVRESLRFSALLRQPPNVSIQEKYDYVEDVIRMLKMEDFAEAVVGVPGQGLNVEQRKLLTIGVELAAKPKLLLFLDEPTSGLDSQSSWAICAFLRRLADSGQAVLCTIHQPSAILFQQFDQLLFLARGGKTVYFGPIGQNSNTLLNYFESNGARKCANDENPAEWMLEIVNNGTNSEGENWFDVWKRSSECQGVQTEIDRIHREQQSKTQASDKDNESWSKSEFAMPFWFQLYQVTYRVFQQYWRMPEYIASKWVLGILAGLFIGFSFFQAKSSLQGMQTIVYSLFMLCSIFSSLVQQVMPLFVTQRSLYEVRERPSKTYSWKAFLIANIIVEIPYQIMMGILTYACYYYAVVGVQDSERQGLVLLLCIQFFIYASTFAHMAIAAMPDTETASAIVVLLFAMSLTFCGVMQTPTALPGFWIFMYRVSPFTYWVSAMAATQLHDRVVQCSPSEMSIFDPPSGQTCGEYMSSFMSMAGGQLSNPNATSDCNYCSVAVADDFLSSVNIYWSERWRNFGLMWVYIVFNIFLATMLYYTFRVKKWNLSGLKERFSKKK from the exons ATGGCTTCGCACAAGAAGAGCGAGGACCCCTTGGTCGTCAAGGACCGACAAGAACAGGAATGTGAAAGCAGTGATTCGACAATAGCATCAGAAAATGCCTCGGAACATCGGTCTCCCATGGGGCTAATCGACGAGGACGGAATCGAAACCCTCAATCGCATCGCCTCCCAAAGCTCACGTCGTCGGTCGAGTGTCTATCCCCCCAATGTCCCCACGAGAACATCTACTTTGGCTACAATTTCCGAGAATGACCCGGCCGTTGATCCTCAAGGGCCCTCATTCGACCTGAACAAGTGGCTGAAGATGGTTCTTCGGGAGTCCGAAAGACAAGGCCGAGAAGCCCACCGGACAGGTATCGTCTTCAAGAATTTCACGGTATCTGGAACCGGAGCAGCGCTGCAGCTCCAGGACACAGTATCATCCATGCTATCTGCACCTTTTCGCATCGGTGAGATGATGAAAAACAGGCATTCGCCTCCGAAGCGGATCCTGAATGAATTCAATGGCTTGCTGAAGAGCGGCGAATTGCTTCTCGTCCTAGGTCGTCCAGGATCTGGATGTAGTACTTTCCTCAAGTCTCTATGTGGCGAGCTCCACGGTCTGTCTATGAGCAAAGAGAGCGTTATCCATTATGATG GCGTTCCTCAGCAACGAATGATCAAGGAGTTCAAGGGTGAAGTGGTGTACAACCAGGAG GTGGACAAACATTTCCCTCATTTAACCGTCGGCCAGACTCTCGAATTTGCCGCCCTGGCGAGAACCCCAGCTCAACGAATCCGTGACATGTCCCGCGAAGAGTTTGCCAAGCATATCACCCAGGTAGTCATGGCTGTTTTTGGTCTGAGCCACACCTACAATACCAAGGTCGGAAATGATTTCGTCCGCGGAGTATCGGGTGGTGAACGGAAGCGTGTTAGTATCGCGGAGATGGCTTTGGCTCACTCCCCCTTAGCTGCATGGGATAACTCCACCCGAGGCTTGGATTCCGCAACGGCATTGAAGTTTGTGGAGGCACTACGTCTATTTGCCGACCTCAGCGGATCTGCACACGCAGTGGCGATCTACCAGGCTAGTCAGAGCATCTACGACATTTTCAACAAAGTGGTTGTCCTTTATGAAGGACGTCAGATTTACTATGGTCCTGCGAAAGATGCGAAGTCTTACTTCGAACGACAAGGATGGGAATGTCCTCAGCGACAGACCACGGGAGACTTCCTGACTTCGGTGACCAATCCCAGTGAACGTAAAGCACGTCCGGGTATGGAAAACCAAGTTCCACGCACTGCTGAAGACTTTGAAGCATATTGGCGCAAATCCCCAGAATACCAGAAGCTCATGTCCGAGATTTCCCATTACGAGCAGGAACACCcattggaagaggagggtgaCGCCCTCGCAACTTTTCAGCAGAAGAAGCGCGAGATCCAGGCCAAACATACCCGCCCGCAGTCACCATACTTGCTTAGTGTGCCCATGCAAATCAAGCTCAATACGAAGCGAGCATACCAACGAGTGTGGAACGATATCTCTTCTACTGTGTCAACTGTTATTAGTCAAATTATCATGGCTCTGATTATTGGATCTGTGTTTTATGGTACCCCGGATGCAACTGCAGGCTTCACGGCCAAAGGCGCCACCTTGTTCTTCGCGGTCTTACTCAACGCTCTTATTGCAATGAACGAAATCAACAGTCTTTACTCGCAGCGTCCAATTGTGGAAAAACACAACTCATATGCCTTCTATCACCCAGCCACCGAGGCCATTGCTGGCGTGGTCAGTGATATACCGGTCAAGTTTGTCATAGCAGTCGTGTTTAACCTTATCCTCTACTTCCTGGCGGGACTTCACAGATCAGCGGGTCAATTTTTCCTCTATCTATTGGTCACATTCATCGTGATGTTCGTGATGAGTGCAGTCTTCCGTACGATGGCGGCTATTACCCAAACAGTCTCGCAAGCAATGGGGCTGGCAGGTATATTGATCTTGGCTCTGATTGTCTACACGGGATTTGTGCTGCCTGTTCCTTCCATGCACCCTTGGTTCGAATGGATTCATTACCTCA ACCCCATTTATTATGCATTCGAGATGCTAATTGCTAACGAATTCCACGGACGTGATTTTATATGCTCACAGTTTATCCCGGCCTACCCTAGCCTCAGTGGTAACTCGTTTGTCTGCTCGTCTGCGGGCGCTAAAGCTGGGCAGCGTGCTATTAGCGGTGATGACTATATACTGGTGAACTACCAGTATAGCTACGGGCACGTGTGGCGGAACTTCGGCATCTTGATTGCCTTCCTTGTTGGGTTCATGATGATTTACTTCATTGCCACTGAGTTGAATTCGTCTACCAGTAGCACTGCCGAAGTTTTGGTCTTCCGTCGTGGACATGAGCCGGCATATTTGCGCACCGACTCAAAGAAACCTGATGCTGAGAGCGCAGTGGAGCTCAGTGCGATGAAGCCTACCACGGAGTCGGGCGAAGGGGATATGTCTATCATACCGCCACAGAAGGATATCTTTACATGGAGAGACGTTTGCTATGATATCGAGATCAAGGGTGAACCACGGCGACTATTGGATCATGTTTCTGGATGGGTCAAGCCAGGCACGCTGACTGCTCTCATGGGTGTCAGTGGTGCAGGTAAAACCACTTTGCTTGATGTACTGGCGCACCGGACTTCCATGGGTGTTATTACAGGTGACATGTTCGTGAATGGCCGAGGCCTCGACCAAAGCTTCCAGAGAAGCACTGGCTATGTTCAGCAACAGGATCTACATCTCGAAACTGCTACTGTCCGCGAGTCGCTCAGATTCAGCGCTCTCCTTCGTCAACCCCCTAATGTCTCTATCCAGGAAAAGTATGACTATGTGGAGGACGTGATCCGCATGTTGAAAATGGAAGATTTTGCCGAAGCTGTCGTCGGTGTGCCCGGCCAAGGTTTGAACGTTGAGCAGCGCAAATTGTTGACCATCGGTGTGGAATTGGCTGCAAAGCCTAAgctcttgctcttcttggacGAACCCACTAG CGGTCTTGATTCCCAGAGTTCCTGGGCTATTTGCGCGTTCCTCCGGAGGCTTGCCGACAGCGGACAAGCGGTTCTCTGTACCATTCATCAGCCTAGTGCAATTCTTTTCCAGCAATTCGATCAGCTTCTGTTTCTTGCACGTGGTGGAAAGACAGTCTACTTTGGTCCAATTGGACAGAACTCCAATACCCTCCTTAACTACTTCGAATCAAATGGGGCACGCAAGTGCGCTAATGACGAAAACCCGGCTGAGTGGATGCTGGAGATTGTGAACAATGGCACGAATTCCGAGGGTGAGAACTGGTTTGACGTCTGGAAGCGAAGCAGCGAGTGCCAAGGCGTACAGACCGAGATCGATCGGATCCACAGAGAACAGCAGTCAAAGACACAGGCCAGTGACAAAGACAACGAATCTTGGAGCAAGTCGGAATTTGCCATGCCATTCTGGTTCCAGTTATATCAGGTTACCTATCGTGTGTTCCAGCAGTATTGGCGTATGCCGGAATACATCGCGTCGAAATGGGTGCTGGGAATCCTTGCCGGTCTCTTCATTGGCTTTTCGTTCTTCCAAGCGAAGTCTTCCCTCCAGGGGATGCAGACCATCGTCTACTCGTTGTTCATGCTGTGCAgtattttctcttctctgGTTCAACAG GTCATGCCATTATTTGTGACCCAACGCTCCTTGTATGAAGTCCGCGAAAGACCCAGCAAAACATACTCATGGAAAGCCTTTTTGATCGCCAACATCATCGTTGAGATCCCGTACCAAATCATGATGGGCATCTTAACATACGCCTGTTACTATTACGCAGTTGTCGGAGTCCAGGACTCCGAAAGACAGGGTCTCGTCCTCCTGTTATGTATTCAATTTTTCATCTATGCCAGCACCTTCGCCCACATGGCCATTGCCGCCATGCCCGACACCGAAACAGCTAGTGCCATTGTGGTTCTCCTATTCGCCATGTCCCTCACATTCTGCGGTGTCATGCAAACCCCAACCGCGCTGCCGGGAttctggatcttcatgtACCGTGTTTCCCCCTTCACCTACTGGGTCTCAGCCATGGCCGCCACCCAGCTCCACGATCGCGTAGTCCAGTGCTCACCATCAGAAATGTCCATCTTCGATCCTCCATCGGGCCAGACCTGCGGTGAATACATGTCTTCATTCATGAGCATGGCTGGTGGACAATTGTCGAACCCGAACGCCACTTCGGACTGCAACTACTGCTCAGTCGCTGTGGCAGATGATTTCCTGTCGAGCGTCAACATTTACTGGAGTGAGCGCTGGCGCAACTTCGGCCTCATGTGGGTGTACATCGtgttcaatatcttcctggCGACTATGCTCTACTACACGTTCCGTGTTAAAAAGTGGAACCTCAGCGGCTTGAAGGAGCGCTTCTCTAAGAAGAAGTGA
- a CDS encoding putative transporter has translation MDEFFAQSFVPFFLPRLTASFLSNLREKSIMRFRLPIKPDEIPVDEKQQPNDDEANVTPQSASKEAATSRADQVDDDKSDVVNPEFQHGVQSAQAMTQVWSKQHLILAYVMIWIIYFVKNFAFGIIGTLTPYVTSSFKEHSLTGTTTILSTLIGGLFKLPYAKLIDIWGRPQGFALMIACMTVGLIMMAGCNNVQTYCAAQVFYSVGSAGVDFTLTIFIADTSALKNRAFWLGFVGSPYIATVWAYGPATEDILSSMGWRWGFGIWAIVTPVMLTPLFFLFYYNQRKAQKAGLVPERHSQRTVMQSIAYYGKEFDVIGLLLLTTGLALFLLAFNLYSKQPDEWKSPLIICFIVIGGLLLIAFPVYERYIAPVTFIPWSLLLNRTVFFTYTMAASIYLAWYLWDTYFYSMLVVVFSQSVTQATYITNIYSVGSCFWAVLMGILIRYNGRLKWQALYFGVPITILGVGLMIKFREPGVNIGYIVMCQIFIAFGGGTLVICEQMTVMAVSSQQHIPAVLAMESMFINIGSAVGTTIATALWTGIFPQKLAEYLPADAQSNLANIYGDMTVQASYPVGSAARDAINRSYSETQRLMLIAATCLYTVTLASVMMWKDVNVKKIQQVKGRIL, from the exons ATGGATGAATTCTTTGCGCAGAGTTTTGTTCCATTCTTTTTGCCCCGCTTGACGGCTTCTTTTCTGTCAAATCTCAGGGAGAAGTCTATCATGAGGTTCAGACTCCCGATTAAGCCGGATGAGATACCGGTGGACGAGAAGCAACAACCTAATGATGATGAAGCCAACGTTACGCCACAGTCTGCGTCTAAGGAAGCGGCCACCTCCCGTGCTGATCAAGTAGATGATGACAAGAGTGATGTGGTCAACCCGGAGTTCCAGCATGGTGTACAGAGCGCACAGGCCATGACTCAGGTCTGGTCCAAACAGCATTTGATTTTGGCCTACGTGAT GATCTGGATTATCTACTTTGTTAAGAACTTCGCGTTCGGCATCATCGGCACGTTGACTCCATATGTTACCAGCTCCTTCAAAGAACACTCGTTAACTGGGACTACCACCATTCTTTCTACGCTTATTGGCGGGCTGTTCAAACTTCCTTATGCTAAACTGATTGATATTTGGGGCCGTCCCCAGGGTTTCGCCTTGATGATCGCCTGCATGACCGTTGGACTCATTATGATGGCTGGGTGTAATAATGTTCAGACATATTGTGCGGCTCAAGTGTTCTACTCGGTGGGGTCTGCTGGTGTGGATTTCACCCTGACCATCTTCATCGCCGATACGTCGGCGCTGAAGAACCGGGCGTTCTGGCTCGGCTTTGTCGGTTCTCCGTACATCGCTACAGTTTGGGCATACGGTCCGGCGACGGAAGACATCTTGAGTTCCATGGGATGGCGATGGGGCTTCGGCATCTGGGCTATCGTGACGCCCGTGATGTTGACGCCTCTATTCTTCCTGTTTTACTATAACCAGCGCAAAGCGCAGAAGGCCGGTCTGGTTCCCGAGCGTCACAGCCAGCGCACGGTAATGCAATCGATCGCTTACTACGGCAAGGAGTTCGACGTTATCGGTCTGCTCCTCCTTACTACTGGACTTGCCCTGTTCCTGTTGGCTTTCAATCTGTACTCAAAGCAGCCCGACGAGTGGAAATCTCCGCTAATCATCTGCTTCATTGTCATCGGCGGCCTCCTACTCATCGCCTTTCCCGTCTACGAGAGATACATCGCTCCAGTCACGTTCATCCCCTGGTCGCTATTGCTCAACCGAaccgtcttcttcacctACACCATGGCCGCCAGCATTTACCTGGCCTGGTATCTCTGGGACACCTACTTCTACTCGATGCTAGTTGTTGTCTTCAGCCAAAGCGTCACCCAAGCGACCTATATCACTAATATATACAGCGTAGGCTCCTGCTTCTGGGCCGTACTCATGGGCATCCTAATCCGCTATAACGGTCGCCTCAAATGGCAAGCGCTTTACTTCGGGGTCCCCATTACCATTCTCGGTGTCGGTTTAATGATCAAATTCCGCGAACCGGGTGTCAACATCGGGTACATCGTCATGTGCCAGATCTTCATTGCGTTCGGCGGCGGCACCCTAGTGATCTGCGAGCAGATGACGGTCATGGCCGTGTCATCGCAGCAACACATTCCCGCCGTGTTGGCGATGGAAAGCATGTTCATTAATATTGGCAGTGCGGTGGGCACCACCATCGCCACTGCGCTGTGGACGGGTATCTTTCCCCAGAAGCTTGCCGAGTATCTCCCCGCGGACGCGCAGTCTAACCTGGCAAATATTTATGGTGACATGACGGTTCAGGCGTCGTATCCAGTTGGTAGTGCGGCGCGTGATGCTATTAACCGGTCGTATTCGGAGACGCAGcggttgatgttgattgcGGCGACGTGCTTGTATACGGTGACGCTGGCATCGGTGATGATGTGGAAGGATGTAaatgtgaagaagatccagcaGGTGAAGGGGCGGATTTTGTAG
- a CDS encoding 40S ribosomal protein S2/30S ribosomal protein (ribosomal protein S5) yields MADAAPRGRGGFGSRGDRGGDRGRGRGRRGRRGGKQEEKEWQPVTKLGRLVKAGKITSMEQIYLHSLPIKEYQIVDFFLPKLKDEVMKIKPVQKQTRAGQRTRFKAVVIIGDSEGHIGLGIKTSKEVATAIRAAITIAKLAVLPVRRGYWGSNLGEPHSLPVKQSAKCGSVSVRLIPAPRGTGLVASPAVKRLLQLAGVQDAYTSSSGSTKTLENTLKATFLAVVNTYGFLTPNLWKETKLIRSPLEEFGDVLRQGKKY; encoded by the exons ATGGCTGACGCTGCTCCTCGTGGACGTGGAGGATTCGGTTCCCGCGGTGACCGTGGTGGTGACCGTGGCCGTGGCCGTGGTCGTCGTGGTCGTCGCGGCGGCAagcaggaggagaaggaatggcAGCCCGTCACCAAGCTCGGTCGTCTCGTCAAGGCCGGCAAGATCACCAGCATGGAGCAGATCTACCTCCACTCTCTGCCCATCAAGGAGTACCAGATTGtggacttcttcctccccaaGCTCAAGGATGAGGTCATGAAG ATCAAGCCCGTCCAGAAGCAGACCCGTGCCGGTCAGCGTACCCGTTTCAAGgccgtcgtcatcatcggtgACTCTGAGGGCCACATCGGTCTCGGTATCAAGACCTCCAAGGAAGTCGCTACCGCCATCCGTGCCGCTATCACCATTGCCAAGCTCGCCGTTCTCCCCGTCCGTCGTGGTTACTGGGGCAGCAACCTTGGTGAGCCTCACTCTCTGCCCGTTAAGCAGAGCGCCAAGTGTGGTTCCGTCTCCGTCAGA CTTATCCCCGCTCCCCGTGGTACCGGCCTTGTTGCCTCCCCCGCCGTTAAGCGTCTGCTCCAGCTTGCCGGTGTCCAGGATGCCTAcacctcctcttccggcTCCACCAAGACCCTCGAGAACACCCTCAAGGCCACCTTCCTTGCTGTCGTCAACACCTACGGCTTCCTTACTCCTAACCTCTGGAAGGAGACTAAGCTCATCCGCAGCCCTCTTGAGGAGTTCGGTGACGTCCTGCGCCAGGGCAAGAAGTACTAG
- a CDS encoding peroxisomal membrane protein (Protein sym1), with protein sequence MFRWYQAKLAKQPILTASVTSAVLFGSGDVLAQQVVDRKGLEKHDFARTGRMALYGGAIFGPAATTWFGFLQRNVVLKNSKATIVARVAADQCLFTPTHLTCFLTSMAIMEGSDPIEKWRNSFLPSYKANLTIWPLVQGVNFSIVPLEYRVLVVNLVSLGWNCLLSMINSGDK encoded by the exons ATGTTTCGTTG GTATCAGGCAAAGTTAGCTAAGCAGCCCATTCTCACGGCCAGTGTGACCAGCGCT GTGCTCTTTGGTAGCGGTGATGTGCTCGCTCAGCAGGTAGTTGATCGCAAGGGGCTTGAGAAGCATGACTTTGCCAGAACCGGTCGCATGGCTCTATACGGAGGAG CTATCTTTGGTCCCGCTGCTACAACCTGGTTCGGCTTTCTTCAACGGAATGTGGTCCTGAAGAATAGCAAGGCAACCATCGTCGCCCGGGTTGCCGCAGACCAGTGCTTATTTACTCCTACCCATCTTACTTGCTTCTTGACCTCCATGGCTATCATGGAAGGGTCGGACCCTATTGAGAAATGGCGTAACAGCTTCCTTCCCAGCTACAAGGCCAACTTGACCATCTGGCCTCTTGTTCAGGGTGTTAACTTCTCCATCGTGCCACTGGAATATCGTGTGCTTGTTGTAAACCTGGTCAGCTTGG GTTGGAATTGCCTTCTCAGCATGATCAATAGCGGCGATAAATAA
- a CDS encoding translation initiation factor 4F, cap-binding subunit — protein MAAVAENGPVPVNDENTAPAVAAPEQKEETEKTNGDNITVFHDPENFNVKHPLMHEWTLWFTKPPSGKGDNWNDLLKEVVTFNSVEEFWGIYNNITPTSELGLKADYHLFKKGIRPEWEDPQNKHGGKWSYSFKDKRSVPIDDLWLHAQLAAIGETLENDGDSEVMGVVVNVRKGFYRVGLWTRTVGKSIPGDKSSRTPAQGKDVLESIGRRFKEVLRLNEADVVEFSGHTDSAHSGSTRAKAKYTV, from the exons ATGGCCGCTGTTGCTGAAAACGGTCCCGTACCGGTGAACGACGAGAACACCGCGCCCGCCGTTGCCGCCCCCgagcagaaggaggagaCCGAGAAGACAAATGGCGACAACATCACAGTGTTCCACGACCCTGAGAACTTCAACGTGAAGCATCCTCTCATGCACGAGTGGACCCTGTGGTTCACAAAGCCTCCTAGCGGCAAG GGCGATAACTGGAACGACCTTTTGAAGGAAGTTGTCACATTTAACTCGGTTGAGGAATTCTGGGGAATCTAC AACAACATCACACCGACCTCTGAGTTGGGCCTCAAAGCAGACTACCATCTTTTCAAAAAGGGTATCCGGCCTGAGTGGGAAGACCCTCAGAACAAGCACGGCGGCAAGTGGTCGTATTCGTTCAAAGACAAGCGTTCTGTACCTATCGACGATCTGTGGCTGCACGCCCAACTGGCAGCCATTGGTGAGACTCTCGAAAATGATGGCGACAGCGAGGTTATGGGAGTCGTTGTGAATGTGCGTAAGGGTTTCTACCGTGTCGGTCTGTGGACACGGACTGTGGGCAAGAGCATTCCGGGAGACAAGAGTTCCCGCACACCTGCTCAGGGCAAGGACGTTCTCGAATCCATCGGCCGCCGGTTCAAGGAAGTCTTGCGTTTGAACGAGGCGGACGTTGTGGAGTTCTCTGGACACACAGACAGTGCACACAGCGGTAGCACGAGGGCGAAGGCCAAGTACACTGTTTGA
- a CDS encoding uncharacterized protein (uncharacterized alpha/beta hydrolase domain-domain containing protein) — protein sequence MSCPEHRKRAERVIVLCFDGTSNTFQADGTESNILKIFPGVGTEISPTSLSSNPLRRRSKLFSSKLVDSALAVSFDQHVLGGYRFLMRHYRAGSQIYIFGFSRGAYTARFLNEMLDHAGLLSADNEEMIPFIWEAFSSYKLTVGAKNQLEQEESKKTSQFLKACRETVCREVDRVHFLGLFDTVNSTAEFQVNAEVKPDSEIIRHALSIDERRVKFYPVLIEPKKEYHYRVHRRLWPWSYRGSTTCGQGGGDSGKQDIQEVWFPGGHSDVGGGWDFDKEEDWRLSHGPLVWMVHEAQRAGLHFDKEKLDMLVSSERQEKVDSVDKKSEKPARDSPEDLVKSLHLSSTKGVLHDSLKTGEGTRFWYLMEHIPFRRMVLQLDGSWKPTRWPLHRGRSRDIPKYAQIHVSAIERMKADTTYRPMNVILEGPAVRKGEASAQFEIGEWKVWCHKGDRVREAYVRE from the exons ATGTCCTGCCCCGAGCATAGAAAACGTGCGGAGCGTGTCATCGTTCTATGTTTCGATGGCACGTCCAATACCTTCCAAGCAGATGGCACCGaaagtaatattttaaagatcttCC CGGGTGTTGGAACCGAGATCTCTCCGACTTCTCTCAGCAGCAACCCTTTGCGACGCCGCAGTAAGCTTTTCAGCAGCAAGCTTGTTGACTCGGCCTTGGCTGTCTCCTTCGACCAGCATGTCCTTGGGGGATATAGATTCCTCATGCGACATTACCGCGCCGGATCCCAGATCTATATTTTCGGCTTTTCCCGAGGAGCATACACAGCTCGCTTTCTGAATGAGATGCTGGACCACGCTGGGCTGCTGTCCGCTGACAACGAAGAGATGATCCCCTTCATCTGGGAGGCATTTTCGTCCTACAAATTGACGGTTGGAGCTAAAAATCAACTCGAACAggaggaaagcaagaaaacaTCGCAATTCCTCAAGGCCTGCAGAGAAACAGTTTGTCGCGAAGTAGATCGGGTTCATTTCCTGGGTTTATTCGATACTGTCAATAGCACTGCCGAGTTTCAGGTCAATGCGGAGGTGAAGCCGGATTCGGAGATCATCAGACATGCATTGAGTATCGACGAACGCAGGGTCAAGTTCTACCCGGTCCTCATAGAACCCAAAAAGGAGTACCATTACAGGGTTCATCGACGCCTGTGGCCCTGGAGTTATAGAGGCTCAACAACATGTGGCCAGGGAGGCGGCGATTCAGGTAAGCAAGATATTCAGGAAGTGTGGTTCCCCGGTGGCCATTCAGATGTGGGTGGAGGTTGGGACTTTGATAAAGAGGAAGATTGGAGGCTGTCTCATGGGCCACTGGTTTGGATGGTGCATGAAGCTCAGCGCGCTGGGCTTCATtttgacaaagaaaagctcgATATGCTCGTGAGTAGCGAGAGGCAAGAGAAAGTTGATTCTGTGGACAAAAAGAGCGAAAAACCGGCTCGGGACAGCCCCGAGGATCTTGTCAAGTCTCTTCACCTTTCGAGCACAAAAGGCGTACTGCATGATAGTCTTAAAACGGGCGAGGGAACTCGCTTTTGGTATCTGATGGAGCATATACCGTTCCGGCGCATGGTGCTACAGCTCGATGGCTCGTGGAAACCCACTCGGTGGCCACTACACCGGGGGAGGAGCAGAGACATTCCAAAATATGCGCAGATCCACGTCTCTGCAATTGAGCGGATGAAAGCCGACACAACCTACCGACCAATGAATGTTATTCTCGAGGGTCCTGCAGTTCGGAAGGGTGAAGCCTCCGCCCAGTTTGAGATCGGGGAGTGGAAAGTCTGGTGTCATAAGGGCGATCGCGTGCGAGAGGCGTATGTTCGGGAATAG